From the genome of Streptomyces sp. NBC_00659, one region includes:
- a CDS encoding helix-turn-helix domain-containing protein: MSEPRSAPTVGQVVLGRRLLDLRERAGLKREEAARILRVAPATVRRMEMAEVSLKIPYLQLLLKSYGVGDREAEAFVQLAEDANKPGWWQRFHDILPDWFSMHVSLEGAASLLRSYEPHFVPGLLQTEDYARGVLKAGAIGQTRPEDIERHVALRMQRQNLLTREDAPRIWVVMDETVLRRTIGGPEVMRAQIDKLLQATKLPHVTLQVIPFSSGPHPGTYGPFVLFRFAMPELPDMVYSEYLTGAVYLDARSEVATHLEVMDRMAAQAATAHRTKEILRDLRKEL, translated from the coding sequence GTGAGCGAACCGCGGTCCGCGCCGACGGTCGGCCAGGTCGTTCTCGGACGGCGACTGCTGGACCTGCGGGAACGCGCGGGTCTCAAGCGCGAGGAGGCCGCGCGGATCCTGCGTGTCGCCCCCGCGACGGTCCGCCGGATGGAGATGGCCGAGGTCTCCCTCAAAATCCCGTACCTCCAGCTCCTGTTGAAGTCCTACGGCGTCGGCGACCGGGAGGCCGAAGCCTTCGTCCAGCTCGCGGAGGACGCCAACAAGCCCGGCTGGTGGCAGCGGTTCCACGACATCCTGCCCGACTGGTTCTCCATGCACGTCAGCCTGGAAGGCGCCGCCTCCCTGCTGCGCTCCTACGAACCGCACTTCGTTCCGGGCCTGTTGCAGACCGAGGACTACGCGCGCGGCGTCCTGAAGGCGGGAGCCATCGGGCAGACCAGGCCCGAGGACATCGAGCGCCATGTCGCGCTGCGCATGCAGCGCCAGAATCTGCTCACGCGTGAGGACGCGCCCCGGATCTGGGTGGTGATGGACGAGACGGTGCTGCGCCGCACCATCGGCGGCCCCGAGGTGATGCGCGCCCAGATCGACAAGTTGCTTCAGGCCACGAAGCTGCCCCATGTGACGTTGCAGGTGATCCCGTTCTCCTCGGGTCCGCATCCCGGCACGTACGGGCCCTTCGTGCTGTTCCGATTTGCCATGCCGGAACTTCCGGACATGGTCTACAGCGAGTACCTGACCGGCGCTGTCTACCTGGACGCGCGTTCCGAGGTGGCGACCCACCTGGAGGTCATGGACCGCATGGCGGCCCAAGCCGCTACGGCACATCGCACGAAGGAGATCCTCCGGGATCTCCGCAAGGAGCTGTGA
- a CDS encoding DUF397 domain-containing protein, translated as MERVTPERINPRIGNVRIYNGMPARELGSEGWHKPWSGGNGGNCLEAMKLADGRIAVRQSADPDGPALIYTPGEITAFIEGAKAGEADFLLS; from the coding sequence ATGGAACGCGTCACGCCGGAACGCATCAACCCGCGAATAGGCAACGTGCGCATCTACAACGGAATGCCCGCCCGTGAACTGGGCAGCGAGGGCTGGCACAAACCGTGGAGCGGAGGAAACGGCGGCAACTGCCTGGAGGCGATGAAACTCGCCGACGGCCGTATCGCCGTACGCCAGTCGGCGGACCCGGACGGTCCCGCCCTGATCTACACGCCCGGCGAGATAACCGCTTTCATCGAGGGTGCGAAAGCAGGAGAGGCGGACTTCCTTCTCTCCTGA